Genomic window (Candidatus Methylomirabilis sp.):
CCCGCACGGTGGCGCGGGCCAGGCCGTCGGCCACCAGGGCCCCCCCGTCGAGCCGCGCCTCCACCCGTCGGATCTCCTCCACCGTGCTCCGGACAACCGGGTGCTTCGGGATGAAGAGGGAGCAGCAGTCCTGGTCCGGGATGATCGAGGTCTCGAAGGTCCCGATCGCCCGCGCCGCGCCGGCG
Coding sequences:
- a CDS encoding tRNA 4-thiouridine(8) synthase ThiI; protein product: AGAARAIGTFETSIIPDQDCCSLFIPKHPVVRSTVEEIRRVEARLDGGALVADGLARATVREYAFPPVPGG